Within uncultured Roseibium sp., the genomic segment CACCCGGCGCATGCCGTCTTCGTCGACACGGCCATAATCGTGAAACGGGGTTGGGGCAACCGGCAGGATTCCGGCAAGAACATCGCTCATGTCATTCACTCTCCAGAAATGTCAGGGGCGGCCGCGTCATAGGCGGCCACGATCTCGCGCGCTTTTTGAGCGACCGCGTCCGGCGTATCGCCGGGCTTGTAAAGGGCGGTGCCGATGCCGAACCCGGCAGCTCCCGCCGTCAGCCATTCGGAAAAATTCGAGGCGGACGCCCCGCCGACCGCATAGACATCCACCGCCTCCGGCAACACCGCCTTCAGGGCCTTCAATCCGTCCGGACCGGCAAGGGATGCCGGAAACAGCTTGATCGCCTTGGCCCCGGCGCCGATGGCGGCGAAACACTCGGTCGGGGTAAACACGCCCGGCATGGAGACCATGGAAAGAGCAACAGTCCGCGCGATCACGTCCCTGTCGCAGTTGGGCGAGACGACGAGTTTTCCGCCCGCATCCAGCACCCGGTCCACATCTGCCGGCTCCAGCACAGTACCCGCACCGATCAGGGCGTCACCGCCATAGGCTTTCGCAAGCCTGCCGATGCTATCAAACGGCTCCGGCGAGTTGAGCGGCACCTCTATCGTCGTGATACCGGCCTCCAGCAGGACGGCACCGATATCCAGAGCCTCATCGGGCGTGATCCCACGCAGGATGGCGACAAGCTTCCGGGTCATGACTGGGCCTCCAGCATCGCCGCGCGCGCCTGCTTCAGGCCGGCCAGCGTCAGCGCTTCCGCATCTTCGCGCACGGGGTGTGCGCCTGCCGCCTCCAGTGCCGCGACATAGGCATCGTTCAGGGTCCCGCTACCGACGAGATACACGGACCTCCCGGCCCACTGCGGACGGGTCGCCGCCAGTTCCGCGCCGATCAGCAAACCGGACAGGCGGGATCGTGCGGCAGCTCCGTCCGCCTGCCCCACGAGGCCGGACGCGCGGATCGCAAACAGGGCGCCGGTCAGGCCGGCCGGATCGTCAAGCATGGCCTTGACCGCCTTGGCAAAGGCCGCCGTGTTTTCGCCCTCCGGAGCAATCGAATGGCGCAGGATCGAATGGCTGACGATGACAGAAAACAATTCGCCGGTCATGAAGGTTCGGAAACCTGCGATCCGCCCGCCTTCGAGACGGACCCACTTGCTGTGCGTCCCCGGCAGGCAGACGATCGTGTCCACCGGACCGAGACGCGCGACCAGTCCTGCGAGTTGGGTTTCCTCGCCGCGCATCACATCCGCCGGTTCCATCTGGCAGATGCCGGGAAGGATGGAAACCGACAGCCTCGCATCCCTTGTCGAAACGCGGGGCATCTCGCTGCCAGAGGAAACGGCACAGGGCGCTTGCCGATACCCCGCGTCCTTCCATCCCTGTTTCGCCCCGGCCATGCCGCAGACGATCACCGGCACGGAACGCGCGGCCGTCTCCGGCAGCCAGCTTCGGATATGGTTTATCAACACAGGTTCGTAGTCGGCGGGAGCAAGACCGCCCATTCCCTCCTGGGATACTGCCTTTTCAAGCACGTCTCCGTCGCGTCCGAGCGCCCAGACACGCAAGGCGCTGGTGCCCCAGTCAACAGCGATCCAGTCCGGTGCGGTTATTGTGGAAGTGCCTGCCATGGTCTCACTCAATGAAAGGCTCAACGGTGATCCGCCGACCGAGCAGGAAGGCATCCGCCACATGCATCAGAGGCGAGAGATCCATATCGATCTCGCCGGTACGCACCAGGCCGGCCATACGCGCATAAAGACGCGGATATTCGCCGGCAAGCGGATTGCCCTCTTCATGAACTTCCGCCTGCACAATGTCGTCGATGGCAAGCTTCGCGCCGCCATCCGCCAGAACGAGGTTTCCGTCGTCGGTTTTGATGCAAATCGTCCAGGTCTGCTCGCCTTCCTGCCGGAAATCGAACACCGCGGTGACGTCAGCCCCCTCCGGATGGGTAAAAGTCAGGTTCGCCGCAATCGGGGTTTCGCAATTCTCCGGAAAGAACAGCTCAGCCTCTGAGAGATGCACCGGAACGGGCAAGATTTCCGTCACGATGGAAAGCGCATTGATGCCCGGATCGAACACGCCGAGACCGCCTGCCTTCCAGATCCAGACCTGCCCCGGATGCCAGCGCCGCACATCCTCTTTCCAGGTCACGGTCAGGCTGCGCAGGCGCCGGGTCGATAGCCAGGCCTTGGCGGCCGCCACCTGGGCCGCTTCCCGCGAATGCCAGGTCGCGTAGATCGAAACACCCGCATTCCGCGCCATCCCCTCCAGCGCCCGGCACTCCGACAGGGTCGCACCGGGAGGCTTTTCCAGCATCACATGACGACCGGCCCGGATTGCTTCAGCCGCATAGTCGAAACGCGGCACCGGCGGCAGACAGAGGGAGACCACCTCGATCTCCGGACGCTCTCTCAGCATCGCGGAAAAATCGCTGAAGCTCTCCACGCCTTCCACGGACCCGTGCCTGGAAACCGTCGCCGCCAGGTCCCACTCCGCGGACGCATTGATCGTCGGAACGTGCTGGTCGATCGCAATCTTGCCGATCCCGACAAGGGCAATTTTTTTGGCCATCAGTGGGAGTCCTTTCCAACGGGTGCGCCCCGGCAGCCTTTCAGAAAGTCGAGGTCTGCTCCGGTGTCCGCGCCCTGCACATGGGTCTGGTGCAGCCATTCGTAGCCGGACGGCGGCTGACCCGCCAGGGGCGTCCATGCAGCCAGGCGGGAAGCCATCTCCTCATCCGGGATATCGACATGAAGCCGGCGCGTTTCCACGTCGAGTTCGATCATGTCGCCGTCCCGGATCACTGCGAGCGGCCCGCCTGCGGCAGCTTCTGGAGAGGTATGCAGGATGACGGTGCCATAGGCCGTTCCGGACATGCGCGCATCGGAAATACGCACCATGTCGGTGATCCCATTCTTCAGAACCTTCGGCGGCAGGCCCATGTTGCCGACCTCCGCCATGCCCGGATAGCCCTTCGGCCCGCAGTTCTTCAAAACCATGACGCAGGTCTCGTCGATGTCGAGCGCATCGTCGTTGATCTTGGCCTTGTAGTCGTCGATATCCTCGAACACCACGGCCCGGCCCCTGTGCTTCATCAGATGCGGCGAAGATGCCGACGGCTTGATCACCGCCCCCTTGGGCGCAAGGTTGCCCTTCAGCACCGCGATCCCGCCGTGCCGGGTCAGCGCCTTTTCCAGGGGCAGGATGACGTCCTCGTTGTGATTGACGGCGGTCTTCACCTCGTCCCAGATCGCCCCACCGGAAACGGTCAGCGCATCCTTGTGCAGCATGCCGGCATCTCCCAGCCGCTTCAGGACGACCGGCAGGCCGCCGGCATAGAAGAACTCTTCCATCAGGTATTCGCCCGACGGCATCAGGTTGACGATGGTCGCCACGTCGCGGCCGAGGCGGTCCCAGTCGTCCAGCGTCAGGTCGATACCGACCCGGCCGGCAATCGCCAGAAGATGGATCACCGCATTGGTGGAGCCGCCGATGGCGCCATTGGTACGGATCGCATTCTCGAACGCCTGCCTCGTCATGACGTCGGAGGGTTTCAGGTCGTCCTTGACCATCTGCACGATCCGCCTTCCGGACATCTGCGCCATCACCCGGCGGCGGCTGTCGACGGCCGGGATCGCCGCGTTGCCCGACAGCGCCATGCCGAGCGCTTCCGCCATGGACGCCATTGTACTTGCCGTGCCCATGGTGTTGCAGGTGCCCGACGAGCGTGACATCGACGCCTCGGCTTCCAAGAAGTCTTCCTGGGTCATTTCCCCGGCCTTCACGGCTTCGGAAAACTTCCATAAATGGGTGCCGGAGCCGACGCGTTCGCCGCGGAAATAGCCGTTCAGCATCGGTCCACCAGTGACGACGATTGACGGCAGATCGGTGGAGGCGGCGGCCATCAGCAGGGACGGCGTGGTCTTGTCGCAACCGACCAGCAGCACGGCGCCATCGATCGGCTGGCCGCGCATGGCCTCTTCCACCGCCATGGCCGCCAGATTGCGGAACATCATCGCCGTCGGCCGGTAGGTGTTTTCCGACGCGGAGAACGCCGGCACCTCGACCGGGAATCCTCCGGCTTCCCAGACACCGGCCTTCACCTTTTCGGCAAGTTCGCGCAGGTGGCCATTGCACGGCGTCAGGTCGGACCAGGTGTTGAGGATGCCGATCACCGGGCGTCCGTCGAACAGGTCGTGCGGATAGCCCTGGTTCTTCATCCAGCCGCGATGGTAGATGACATCGCGCGAGGTCCCGCCATACCATTCCTGCGAGCGCAACTTGCGCGGCCATTGTGCCGGCTTGAAGGTCATGAGATCACCTTTGAGAGTTTGCGGCTTCGATGTCGCCCGGAACCGAGCGACCGCGACCGTCAGCTTTGTTTCTGTTTGTTGTAGACATCGAAGAAAACGGCGGCGAGCAGCACCAGCCCCTTGATGACCTGCTGGTAGTCGATGCCGATCCCCATGATCGACATGCCGTTGTTCATCACGCCCATGATGAAGGCACCGACCACCGCGCCGACGATCTTGCCGACCCCGCCGGACATGGATGCCCCGCCGATGAAGACCGCGGCAATCACATCAAGCTCGACCGCGAACCCGGCCTTGGGCGTTGCCGTATTCAGGCGGGCCGCGAAGATCAGGCCGGCAAGGGCGGCAAGCATGCCCATGTTGACGAACGCCAGGAAGGTCAGCCGTTCCGTCTTGATGCCCGACAGCTTGGCCGCCTTCTCGTTTCCGCCGAGCGCATAGATCCGGCGTCCGAGCGTCGTGTTCTCCGTGACGAAGGCATAGATCACCGTCAGCAGGACCATGGAGATCAGCACGTTCGGCAGTCCGCGGAAGGTCGATAGCTTGTAGGCAATGAACAACAGCGCGCCGGCGACGATGACATTGCGGACGAAGAAGAACGCAGGCGGCTCCAGCTCCATTCCATAGCGGCGGTTGTGGGCCCGGTCGCGCACGCCCAGCCAGAGGATCAGGGCAACGGCGACGAGACCCGCGGCAAGCGCGGTACCGTTCGGGCGCCCGATGCCGAAGATATCGGGAATGAAACCGGTCGACAGCAACTGGAAGCTTTTCGGGAACGGGCCAACCGACTGGCCTTCGAGCAGCCACAGGGACAAGCCGCGGAAGACGAGCATGCCAGCGAGCGTCACGATGAAGGAGGGAATTTTCCAGTAGGCGACGAAATAGCCCTGCGCCGCGCCGATGCCCATCCCGACGATCAGGCAGGCCGGAATGGTCATGTAAACGGGCAGGTCCAGTTCCACGATCATCACCGCGGCGAGCGCGCCGATGAAGCCCATCACCGAGCCGACCGACAGGTCGATATTGCCCGACACGATGACGACCAGCATGCCGAGCGCCATGATGATGATGTAGCTGTTCTGCAGGAACAGGTTGGTGATGTTGACCGGGCGTAGCAGCGTCCCGTCGGTGACGATCTGGAAGAACGCCATGATGGCGATCAGCGCGAACAGCAGCCCGTATTCGCGCAGATGCTTCGCCAGATAAGCACCAATCCCGATTGCCCTCCCGGTATGGCCTTCGGCCGCCTGTGCCGTTTCCATCCGTTTTCTCCCCTATACCCTGACTATGAGCGACATGATGCGCTCCTGGGTGGCCTCTTCCGCCGGCAGTTCACCGACGAGGGCGCCTTCGTTCATGACGTAGATGCGGTCGCACATGCCGAGCATTTCCGGCATCTCGGAAGAGATCATGACGACCCCTTTGCCCTCTGCCGAAAGCTCGTTGATGAGGTTGTAGATCTCGAACTTCGCCCCGACATCGATGCCCCGCGTCGGCTCGTCGAGGATCAGCACGTCCGGTCCGGCGAAGAGCCATTTCGACAGCACGACCTTCTGCTGGTTGCCGCCCGACAGGTTGCCTACCTTCTGGAACACCGACGGCGTACGGATGTTCATCGCCTCGCGGTATTTCTCCGCGACCCGGGTCTCTCGTGCCTCGCTGATGACACCCCGTCCCGACACGGCCGGCAGATTGGCGAGCGTGATGTTGCGCTCGATGGTCTCGTCCAGAATGAGGCCGAGCGTCTTCCGGTCTTCCGTCACATAGGCAATGCCGGCGCCAATCGCCCGGTTGACGGTGGAAACGTCAACCGGCTTGCCGTGCATCAGAACCTCGCCGGAGATGTTGCGGCCATAGCTGCGGCCGAAAAGGCTCATGGCGAGTTCGGTCCGCCCGGAGCCCATCAGCCCCGCGATCCCGACCACCTCGCCGGCGCGCACGGTCAGGTTCGCGTTTCGAATGACCTGGCGGTCGGCGTGTTCCGGATGCCAGACGTTCCAGTCGCGCACCTCCATCAGCGGCTCACCGGCGCGCCGGTCACGTGCGGGATAGCGGTGGGCCATGTCACGTCCGACCATATCGCGCACGATCCGGTCCTCGGTGATGTCCTCGGTGCGCGCATCCATGGTGGAAATCGTCGCCCCGTCCCGGATCACGGTGACCCGGTCGGCGACACGGCGAACCTCGTTCAGCTTGTGGCTGATGATGATCGAGGTGACGCCGTGGGACTTGAGTTCCAGAAGCAGGTCGAGCAACGCCTGGCTGTCGCTTTCCGACAGGGCCGCCGTCGGCTCGTCCAGGATCAGGAGCCGCACGTCCTTCGACAGCGCCTTGGCGATCTCCACAAGCTGCTGCTTGCCCACACCGAGGCTGTCCACCTTGGTGGACGGCGCTTCCGCCAGCCCGACTTTCTTCAACAGACCCTCTGTGCGTTGGAAGGTCTCGCGCCAGTTGACGACGCCGTTACGTGCGCACTCGTTGCCCAGGAACAGGTTCTCTGCGATCGACAGCAGCGGCACCAGCGCCAGCTCCTGGTGAATGATGATGATGCCGACGAATTCGCTGTCCTTGATCCCGCCGAAGGCGGCCACGTGGCCGTCGTAATGGATCTCGCCGTCATAGCTGCCGGCCGGATAGACGCCGGAGAGAACCTTCATCAGCGTGGACTTGCCTGCGCCGTTCTCGCCGACCAGCGCATGAATCTCTCCCTCGGCAACGGAAAGGTTCACCGCGTCGAGCGCCTTGACGCCCGGAAAGGTCTTGGTGATGGAGCGCATCTCCAGCAGGGGTGTCATCGCCTTGCCTCGATATACCTGGCCTCGATTGCCCGCATCGGGCCTCGATTACGCAGTCAGAACCATCCGCCCGCGCCGGGAGCGCGGGCGGCAATGTCGTGAAGCCTGAGACTTACTTGATCTGATCCATCGTGTAGTAGCCGGACCCGATCAGCACCTTTTCCCAGTTCGATGCATCGACCGAGACCGGCTCGAGCAGGTAGGAGGGAACGACCTTGACGCCGTTGTCATAGGTCTTGGTGTCGTTGATTTCCGGCTCGCCGCCCTGCAGGAGCGCATCGACCATGCCGACGGTGACACGGGCCAGTTCGCGCGTGTCCTTGAACACGGTGGAGTATTGCTCGCCCGCCAGGATGGACTTGACGGAGGGAACTTCCGCATCCTGGCCGGTCACGATCGGCATCTTCAGGTCGCCCGAGCCGTAGCCGACGCCCTTGAGGGAAGACAGGATACCGATGGACAAGCCATCATAGGGCGACAGCACGCCATGGATCTGCTTGTCGGTGTAGTAGGCGGACAGAAGATTATCCATGCGCGATTGCGCGACCGCGCCGTCCCAGCGCAGGGTGCCGACCGTATCCATACCCATCTGGCCGGAAACGATCTTCACGGTGCCGGCATCGATCAGCGGCTGCAGCACCGACATGGCGCCGTTATAGAAGAAGTAGGCGTTGTTGTCGTCCGGAGACCCTCCGAACAGTTCGACGTTGTAAGGCCCGTCGCCGAAGCGTGCCTTCAGGCCGTCGACCAGCGAGGACGCTTGCTGCACGCCGACCTTGAAATTGTCGAAGGTGGCATAGTAGTCGACGTTGCCGCTGTCGCGGATCAGCCGGTCATAGGCAATCACCTTGATGCCGGAGGCGGCCGCGTTTTCAAGCGCATTCGACAGCGTCGTGCCGTCGATGGCCGCGATCACCAGGACGTTGACGCCCTTGGTGATCATGTTTTCGATCTGCGCCAGCTGGTTCGGAATATCGTCTTCCGCATATTGCAGGTCGGTTTCGTAACCGGCCTTGGTGAACTGCTCCACCATGGAGTTGCCGTCGGAGATCCAGCGGGCCGACGATTTTGTCGGCATCGCAATACCGACAGTGCCCTTGTCCTGGGCGAAGGCCGGAGCGGCGAGCAGCCCGGCGCCAACCGCGGCCGAAGCCAGCAGCGAAATCAGCTTTCTCATGAATTCCTCCCGAATTTTTTGACGCGCGTGGCCTGCATATGTCTCTCCCGACAGGCAGCGCTTGCGCCGGATCTCGTTGATCCTGCGCCGACTTAAGGACTTCGCGTCATGCATTGCAAATGCCTAGATTGACAATCTGCATACCAAAACTGATAAGTGTTTTATGCTGAAACTAGCCAATCGGTTGCAAATCAAGGATCTCCGGTTGATTCAGGCGATCCATGAGACCGGCCAGCTCGCCCTGGCCGCGGAACGGCTGTCCATGACCCAGCCGGCCGCATCGCGCATGCTGGCAAGCATCGAGCGCCTGATCGATGCAAAGATCTTCGTCCGCCATCCGAAAGGCATGACGACCACCCCCGTCGGCGAGACCCTGGCGCGCAATGCGATGGGCCTGATCAACGGACTGGACCAGACACTGCTGGAAGCCCATGCGGTGGGTTTGGGACGTGCGGGAACCGCCAGGGTCGGATCGGTCACCGGCGGCGCCGTCGCCTTCGTCGTACCGGCGGTCCAGGAACTGAAGAAAACCGCCTCCGGTTCGGACATTCACGTGGACGTGGCGCCAAGCGATATCCTGATCGACGGCTTGCTGAAAGGCGAATACGACTTCGTGCTTTCGCGGATCCCGGCAGGCACGGACGCACGGCAGTTCGCGATCCGCCGCGGCCGGGTCGAAGTGATCCGGTTCCTCGTCCGCAAGAACCATCCGCTGGCAAACGGCCGCCAGGTCGGCCTGCGCGAAATGGCGGGCTACGAGTGGGTCATCCAGGCCCCCCATACGCCCATGCGGCGCGCGATCGAGGAAGCCTTCCTCGCCGACGACATTCCCCTGCCGAACGAAATCGTCAATACGACGTCGCTGCTGGTCATGATCGCATATCTCGCCTCATCCGATGCGATCGCCCCGATCTCGCGCGAGGTGGCGGACCTGCTCGATACCGGCGCGGCTGCCGGAAACCTGACCGCGATCGATGTCTGCGAGCCGATCATCATCAATCCGTACTACCTGATCACGCGCAAGAACCAGATCATCAATCCGCTTGCGGCGCGCCTGCACGATCTCGTTCTCGACGCGCTTCAGGTCGACAAGGAAACGGACTTGAAATAGCCCGCTTTAAGCGATGATCCGCGAAATCGACGACGCACCACCTCCAATCCGGCCCGCACGCCGTTTCAGATCAGGCCGCCTCGGCCTTTGTCGAGCAAACCTCAAGACGGTGCGTCGAGTGCCTTCTTGAAAGCCGCGGTGAAGCCCGTCAGGGAAACGGGAACACCCTTGGCGGCGCCGGATCGGTCCGCGAAGACAATGGTCATGGCCTTTGCCTTCTTGAATATCTGGGCCGCTGCGTCGCTGAAGACGGCACCGGCAAGGCAGAAATCGGGGTAGCAGGTCTCGTAAGGAGCCTTGACGGCGACCTTGTCACCGACGCGGAGTTCGACCGGACTGCCCAGATGGACCGCGAGCGGCAGTTGGACGACGACCCGCATGGCCTCCTTGCCCGGAAGCCGGCCAACGGCAATCTTTGCCAGCAGGCCCTTGTTGTCTTTCGCCGCAATGGCCTGCAGCATCTCGCAGAGCTTTGTCGACTTGTCGTCGAGAAGACGGCACTGAACGGTCCAGTCGCCGAAGGTCGCGGTAGTCTGCGAGGGCGTATCCGCATCTTCCGCCGCAAAGGCCTGTGTGAATGACAAAAGCAAAAAGCAAACCGCCGCCACGGTTCCGGAAAATACCTTGAAAAATGAATGAAACATCTGTTGCCTCCCGTTCGAACTGCTGACCCTTTATCGGCGATTTTCTCCTGTTGAATAAACAGAAACCGGCGGCTCCCGAAAGAAAGCCGCCGGTTCTGTTTCGTCGCGATCAAGAGCGTGACGCTTACTTCATTTCAGCGATGGATTCGAAGCCGTCGCCGGCGACCTTGAACAGGGCATAGGTGCCCGGAACGTCGCCGTTTTCATCGAAGTTCTCGTCACCTGCGGCGCCCTTGTAGTCGATGGCGGTGCCGGCTGCGATCAGCTCTTTCGCCTTCTTCCACTCGCCCGGCATGATCGGTTCGCCTTCGCCGTTGGAGATTTCGCGAAGAGCGGCCGAAACGCCGGCCTTGTCGCCACCGGCCTTTTCGACGGCCAGGGCCAGAAGAAAGGCTGCGTCGTAGGAGGTGGTCACGAAGATGGCGCTCGGATCACCG encodes:
- a CDS encoding 2-dehydro-3-deoxy-6-phosphogalactonate aldolase codes for the protein MTRKLVAILRGITPDEALDIGAVLLEAGITTIEVPLNSPEPFDSIGRLAKAYGGDALIGAGTVLEPADVDRVLDAGGKLVVSPNCDRDVIARTVALSMVSMPGVFTPTECFAAIGAGAKAIKLFPASLAGPDGLKALKAVLPEAVDVYAVGGASASNFSEWLTAGAAGFGIGTALYKPGDTPDAVAQKAREIVAAYDAAAPDISGE
- a CDS encoding Gfo/Idh/MocA family oxidoreductase; translation: MAKKIALVGIGKIAIDQHVPTINASAEWDLAATVSRHGSVEGVESFSDFSAMLRERPEIEVVSLCLPPVPRFDYAAEAIRAGRHVMLEKPPGATLSECRALEGMARNAGVSIYATWHSREAAQVAAAKAWLSTRRLRSLTVTWKEDVRRWHPGQVWIWKAGGLGVFDPGINALSIVTEILPVPVHLSEAELFFPENCETPIAANLTFTHPEGADVTAVFDFRQEGEQTWTICIKTDDGNLVLADGGAKLAIDDIVQAEVHEEGNPLAGEYPRLYARMAGLVRTGEIDMDLSPLMHVADAFLLGRRITVEPFIE
- the chvE gene encoding multiple monosaccharide ABC transporter substrate-binding protein; amino-acid sequence: MRKLISLLASAAVGAGLLAAPAFAQDKGTVGIAMPTKSSARWISDGNSMVEQFTKAGYETDLQYAEDDIPNQLAQIENMITKGVNVLVIAAIDGTTLSNALENAAASGIKVIAYDRLIRDSGNVDYYATFDNFKVGVQQASSLVDGLKARFGDGPYNVELFGGSPDDNNAYFFYNGAMSVLQPLIDAGTVKIVSGQMGMDTVGTLRWDGAVAQSRMDNLLSAYYTDKQIHGVLSPYDGLSIGILSSLKGVGYGSGDLKMPIVTGQDAEVPSVKSILAGEQYSTVFKDTRELARVTVGMVDALLQGGEPEINDTKTYDNGVKVVPSYLLEPVSVDASNWEKVLIGSGYYTMDQIK
- a CDS encoding LysR family transcriptional regulator, with product MLKLANRLQIKDLRLIQAIHETGQLALAAERLSMTQPAASRMLASIERLIDAKIFVRHPKGMTTTPVGETLARNAMGLINGLDQTLLEAHAVGLGRAGTARVGSVTGGAVAFVVPAVQELKKTASGSDIHVDVAPSDILIDGLLKGEYDFVLSRIPAGTDARQFAIRRGRVEVIRFLVRKNHPLANGRQVGLREMAGYEWVIQAPHTPMRRAIEEAFLADDIPLPNEIVNTTSLLVMIAYLASSDAIAPISREVADLLDTGAAAGNLTAIDVCEPIIINPYYLITRKNQIINPLAARLHDLVLDALQVDKETDLK
- the araD gene encoding L-arabinonate dehydratase, with product MTFKPAQWPRKLRSQEWYGGTSRDVIYHRGWMKNQGYPHDLFDGRPVIGILNTWSDLTPCNGHLRELAEKVKAGVWEAGGFPVEVPAFSASENTYRPTAMMFRNLAAMAVEEAMRGQPIDGAVLLVGCDKTTPSLLMAAASTDLPSIVVTGGPMLNGYFRGERVGSGTHLWKFSEAVKAGEMTQEDFLEAEASMSRSSGTCNTMGTASTMASMAEALGMALSGNAAIPAVDSRRRVMAQMSGRRIVQMVKDDLKPSDVMTRQAFENAIRTNGAIGGSTNAVIHLLAIAGRVGIDLTLDDWDRLGRDVATIVNLMPSGEYLMEEFFYAGGLPVVLKRLGDAGMLHKDALTVSGGAIWDEVKTAVNHNEDVILPLEKALTRHGGIAVLKGNLAPKGAVIKPSASSPHLMKHRGRAVVFEDIDDYKAKINDDALDIDETCVMVLKNCGPKGYPGMAEVGNMGLPPKVLKNGITDMVRISDARMSGTAYGTVILHTSPEAAAGGPLAVIRDGDMIELDVETRRLHVDIPDEEMASRLAAWTPLAGQPPSGYEWLHQTHVQGADTGADLDFLKGCRGAPVGKDSH
- the mmsA gene encoding multiple monosaccharide ABC transporter ATP-binding protein — protein: MTPLLEMRSITKTFPGVKALDAVNLSVAEGEIHALVGENGAGKSTLMKVLSGVYPAGSYDGEIHYDGHVAAFGGIKDSEFVGIIIIHQELALVPLLSIAENLFLGNECARNGVVNWRETFQRTEGLLKKVGLAEAPSTKVDSLGVGKQQLVEIAKALSKDVRLLILDEPTAALSESDSQALLDLLLELKSHGVTSIIISHKLNEVRRVADRVTVIRDGATISTMDARTEDITEDRIVRDMVGRDMAHRYPARDRRAGEPLMEVRDWNVWHPEHADRQVIRNANLTVRAGEVVGIAGLMGSGRTELAMSLFGRSYGRNISGEVLMHGKPVDVSTVNRAIGAGIAYVTEDRKTLGLILDETIERNITLANLPAVSGRGVISEARETRVAEKYREAMNIRTPSVFQKVGNLSGGNQQKVVLSKWLFAGPDVLILDEPTRGIDVGAKFEIYNLINELSAEGKGVVMISSEMPEMLGMCDRIYVMNEGALVGELPAEEATQERIMSLIVRV
- a CDS encoding 2-dehydro-3-deoxygalactonokinase gives rise to the protein MAGTSTITAPDWIAVDWGTSALRVWALGRDGDVLEKAVSQEGMGGLAPADYEPVLINHIRSWLPETAARSVPVIVCGMAGAKQGWKDAGYRQAPCAVSSGSEMPRVSTRDARLSVSILPGICQMEPADVMRGEETQLAGLVARLGPVDTIVCLPGTHSKWVRLEGGRIAGFRTFMTGELFSVIVSHSILRHSIAPEGENTAAFAKAVKAMLDDPAGLTGALFAIRASGLVGQADGAAARSRLSGLLIGAELAATRPQWAGRSVYLVGSGTLNDAYVAALEAAGAHPVREDAEALTLAGLKQARAAMLEAQS
- the mmsB gene encoding multiple monosaccharide ABC transporter permease, producing the protein METAQAAEGHTGRAIGIGAYLAKHLREYGLLFALIAIMAFFQIVTDGTLLRPVNITNLFLQNSYIIIMALGMLVVIVSGNIDLSVGSVMGFIGALAAVMIVELDLPVYMTIPACLIVGMGIGAAQGYFVAYWKIPSFIVTLAGMLVFRGLSLWLLEGQSVGPFPKSFQLLSTGFIPDIFGIGRPNGTALAAGLVAVALILWLGVRDRAHNRRYGMELEPPAFFFVRNVIVAGALLFIAYKLSTFRGLPNVLISMVLLTVIYAFVTENTTLGRRIYALGGNEKAAKLSGIKTERLTFLAFVNMGMLAALAGLIFAARLNTATPKAGFAVELDVIAAVFIGGASMSGGVGKIVGAVVGAFIMGVMNNGMSIMGIGIDYQQVIKGLVLLAAVFFDVYNKQKQS
- a CDS encoding invasion associated locus B family protein, which encodes MFHSFFKVFSGTVAAVCFLLLSFTQAFAAEDADTPSQTTATFGDWTVQCRLLDDKSTKLCEMLQAIAAKDNKGLLAKIAVGRLPGKEAMRVVVQLPLAVHLGSPVELRVGDKVAVKAPYETCYPDFCLAGAVFSDAAAQIFKKAKAMTIVFADRSGAAKGVPVSLTGFTAAFKKALDAPS